Part of the Falco rusticolus isolate bFalRus1 chromosome 2, bFalRus1.pri, whole genome shotgun sequence genome is shown below.
AATCCCTGTAAACTTTTAGCATCCACATATCCTGTGGAAAGGAGTTCCACAGCTTCATTACATGAACAAGTGCATTTTTTGTATTGAATCTGCTCCCTTCTGGTTTCATTAGATGTCTTCTAGTTCctgttttaatatattaatcTCCTATATATTAAAGACTTCTATGcaggggtggtttttttttggtttgtttatttgttattGCATAAAATTTGGTGTAATAGGCAATGAAAACATGGTTTAGCTTTCAGCATTTCCACCCACTGGAGATCAAAGCGAAAGGAATGAATACCCTAACAGTGGCAGtacattttcactttaaatgAGCAGTAACAACAggttatgaagaaaaatatgttgtgaTGGTTATTCAGCTGTGTAAGATTGCAGTGTTCCACCCTCTACACAGTGATATGAGATTATCAGTCTTTCAATTACAAGATAGTctcagaagagagaagaggCCAAGCAACCCATTGTCCTGCTGAAAGTTCCTGGATGAGGGAGGTCCAGCTCAGAGCAGTCTCAGCCAGCACATCAAAATTGTATGTGGATAAAGCCAGCCACAAGTCGTTACTCCAGGCCTAAATACAGCAGTGATTTGTTTTATATCAAAGGGCTACTGCTGTCCATAAAGCTGAGCAGGTGTTTGACTTCCCTGCAGAATGGGGGTCTTCTTGCTGGATCTGAATCAAATTGGTGGCATGTCCAGGCAGGGCCAGGACCCCAGCCACGGTCAGTGCTGCCAACCTGCTGTCAGTCATGTGGCATCTGCAACACACATGCACAACGTGACTGACATGTAAGTCTTGCTTTGTGTGCACAGAGTGGCTCTGCAACCTGGGACAGCCACTGCGCAGACCACATGGAGTTGCTCTTCAAAACCTCATGGGTACAACCTCTTGCAGATACTGTGCCCAATACCGTGCGATTGTTCTTTGCAGCCCTGAATGCCGTTCATAGTATGTTTCTTATAAGCTGGGCTCAGGTGATGATGCCCTGTGGAGGGTGTACATCATCTAGAAGAATACGCTCGATGGTAAGGTGACATTACTCCAGCCAAGGTCGGACTGAGTTGGCAACAGTGAATGCCTAACgctgtgcagagggagaggaacTACAGCAAAACCTGTTGTGATCCCAGTTCTCACAGTAGTCTCACTCTTTCTCACTGCAGGTTACATCCAAGCCTGTAGAGGACTGATGATCTCTGCTGTCTGCCTGGGCTTCTTCGGTGCTGTTTTCGGACTGGTTGGGATGAAGTGTACAAAAGTTGGAGGCTCCGATCAGACTAAAGCAAAAATAGCTTGTTTAGCTGGACTGATTTTCATACTTTCTGGTAAATATACTTTATTTCTCTAAGTTTGCATATTTGAAGTCATAccagagctgcttcttttctgcagaaatccGTGCACAATTCTCCATGACTTCACTGGCTTCAGGGTCAGGCCCAAAGCTCTTCTGCTGGTTCCACTGAATGGTTTGTCTTATGCTTTTCAGGGTTGTGCTCTATGACTAGTTGTTCCCTGTATGCAAACAGGATTACGTCTGAGTTCTTTGATCCTTCTTTTGTTGCACAAAAGTAAGTACTTTCCTATACCCATAAATCTTTCAAAGAAGTAGACCTTAAGTTTCATACTGCGCACCAGAGCCCATTTAGACAGAGAGCAGGCGCTTCTTGTGTTGGGTGGAGAAGGAGAGTGGgctgcagttttatttaataattttttccaacTGGAGTAACCGTGTGCTGAAATCCGCTGAGCGAACCCCTTCCTGTACAGCGGTTGCTCTGTACTCTTTGCGCCCAGGCTTACTGCGGCttggcagggctctgccccgcttgctgcagagcagacaggGTTCATCAGGAGCGAAgcttgtgtgtatgtgtgtcagAGATGCAGCAAAAGGATCGCACAAGGCAGAGGTGCCCGTTAGGCACATCGTTCgatgggaaaggaagaaaatgatttCCTTAAGCTTTTGATAGAAGGTGGTTTCCATAAAGGTGTCGAGCCTTGAGTCCTCTTGAAGAGAGgcctctgcagctctgtgcaccTTTTGCTGACAGATTTTCAAATCCAGGTGCTGAAATTTGGGTTGTAGGCCTTACCATAACCTGTGATCTTATAAGCACTAACATGAATGCTGTGACTATACTTGTGATTAAATTTAAGGGAGCGTTTGTAGAATTGCAGGATCCATACCTGGAGTAATGAGCATCCCTAAAGACTCACTTTAAAGCTGTGCAAATTCTCAGGATCTACAACAGCAGCAATTCACGGACCAGTGCTTGGATTTTGGGTTCATGTCTTAACTACCAAATCTTGAAAATGTTGGCTGCAAGTTGTAGCATCATAGAATTTCCTGGTTTGGCCTCTTACACAACATAAAGTTAACTTTCAAGGCAGGGATTTCAAAGTTTTCTTCGTGGTGATTCCAGCATTGGGTAAACATTTCCCTGAGACCCAAGTAAGGGCTCAGTAAGGAACCCCAagcctttctgtttctccttgaTAGAAAGAAAATAGCCTGAATAAATAACATTAACTGGATCCACATTTGCAGTCGGGCTGATGCTGTTCTCCTGTCTTGAAAACAAGTTCATACTTGTTTTCTCCATAGTTCTGCTATAGTTTCTGCTTGTTTGACACGGTGAGGACAAGATTGAAAAGCCTCCAAAGGAAACAAGAATGTGAGGTACTGTGAAGAAAACGGAGCCTGGCTATACAGCCAGATGTTAATTATTCACCAGGCTTACTGTTCCTAGTGAAAAATATTGTGGTTGTTGTGAGAAGTCCCTTTCCTACTGTATTCCTATGCTCCTCTGCGGCAAAAGAACAGGCAGACCACCCAGTGGAATTTTACTGTGAGGGAATAAGAAATTCAGCTTAAATGTTGAAATAAAGGTAGTAACACATCCTCTGCAGAAATCACCTTTTTCCCTGAACAACCAGCATAGCTCAGCTGTGGGCATATGTCATCACAGCTGCAAAGATaaaggcagaggggaaaaaccaGAAGCTGTGATTTGAGTTGTACAGGGTGTTTGCATCTCATGCAGTGACCTTGCATCAGATTAAGCTAATGGTGGCATTTGACTCCTTTCTCTCTCAACCATTGTAAAATATGTTGGAGCTATGTATTTCATTGCTGTCTGTGAACTCTTCCTTTGATATGCATTGTAGAAGCATTTAATATGCTTTGGTGCAGTATTGTGGAAATCTGGTATTGgctcttcactgagagggttGCAGCCTTCCACCTTTTACCGAACCTTTCTCTCCTGAAGTTATTCTGGTGGTGTCAAAGACAGGCTTGAGATACTGTTAGTGGAAGACAAATGATAAGAGATGTTTAGCATCATCTCAGCCATCAGGATTTTCCTCCAGCCTTCTGCATTTGGAAAAGGCACCCTGACTATGTATGGGTGCAGGAAGAATCAGAGACCTGCCCTCAAGCTGTTGCCTAAGAGACTTCTGGTTTGAATTATGCACCTTACTTGTTGtagtcagagtccaactcagtcagcctcacacggggcaccaattgttgcagcacaaacaaaccagtaggctacaacaaggcttttaccatcgGTCAGATTCTGCTGTCTGggctgtatctccttcctccagaggtcagaccacactgctcctcctccatccaaccccctctcccaccatcctcagggctatttaaccacttagcgggacgagctacagctgcacatcgtccatgtcaatcaacccaccgctctgaggcaaggccacagctgcgtgttagcaatgctgatcaacccactgcctccatTCCTCTACACTTACCAAAGAACGACAGGCACCACAGGGACACCCTAAAACCCGCCTTAGAAAGAAATCTTAGGCTGGACTTTATGTCCCAATGCAATAGTTAGCACTGCCAATTTAAAACAGCTCCAAAGGAATTGATTGTTTGACCCTATGTACTAACACACTCAGAGTCTTGGGGACAGCACGGGACGCCTTGCTGCGTACAgccaaaatggatttttttttttcttcagacacCTCTAATAGGGGAAAAtctgtgcttctgttttgctgtcttgCTGACAGTGCTCCCACAGCTTCTCTTAGGAAACTTATTTTGTCACTTTactacttttaattaaaataaaaccacaaccCTCTTATCGTTTTTATCCTTTTTGCCCCTTGCCACAGTTTGAACTCTGTAATCACGATCATTCTTAGTGATGAACAGGGTTAGTTTATCCAAGCTGTCTGCCTAACTTCCCATTCTCTTTTTTAGGGAATTGtttccttcagctttcctgGCTCTGAACGGACTGTGCATAGTTCACATAGGCACTCTTTCCACTGTCCCGCTCTTACATTTgattctatttttcattttcaaagaatCATAAGATTCATAGGTCTTATTTATGACTCATTGAAGTCATAAGACATTCAACTTGTGTATTTCCCTTGCCTAGCTGTGCTGATTCGGTAGGCAGGCAGGTAGGTTTACATATGCTGACATCCAGTCGGCCACTGAAGCTTCCACTGGTTTGGCTGGAAGTTTACTTCGTGGTCCTAATGCATGTAACAAATAGAATATTGTTCTTATATGCTGATAttctttatttcactgaattctGCCTCCCTGtctcaaagcaaaaaatctgctttcagcCTGCTTGGTCAGAATCGTTGAAGGTGGCTTTCAGTTCTCTGCAGCTGAATTCTTGTAGTCCTCAGCAGTTACCACCTCTTAAGCCTCTTCATCAATGTTCCGCTCCCCCCTGAGCTGCCAGCGATCTCTAATCAGATTGATTTCCCTGGCTGGAGACCGTGGATACGTGGCCACAGACTTTGGAGAGTGGCTGCTTTGGTTCTTGCAACCAAGAATTGTAAGAACAGAAGAGTGTGTTTCCTGCAAACATTTCAATGataaaagagggaaaggaaaaccagcaagtGCAGAAATTTCATCTAAAAAAGCctatcatcttttttttctttttttttcccctggaggTACCAATGTATGTAAGTTTTTACTTACATATGGTGAGGTTTTTTACATACTGGATTTTGATAAGAGGTTAGAGCTGGCTTTCTAAACGCTGAAAAGATGGATTGGGTAAAATCCAGGAAGCCACACAGGCTGATATGCCattgaaaatttgaaattttcctCATGAACACCAGTGTAaatcagaaagttttttttaagatgtggAGGAGAGACCAATTAGGCCAGCTCTGCCACTCATTAACCTAGCGGTGTGGCAGTCACCCGAGAAGGGTCCATACATGCAATCTGGTTATACATGTTGCAGTAACAAATGTTGCTTGAAAAGTACAGGCAGTCCCAAGGACAAAGGCTGGAGCCCATGTCTTCTTTCCCAACTCGAGGCAACACTCGGGTAACCCTTTTCTACCCAATTAAACCCAATGAAATAttgatttctttcctgtacAACTTCCAGAGGGGAGGTGGGGATTGGCCTCCTCTCTTTCACACTAGCCTCTGGGCTACCCTTTCATGGTGTTAGATGGAAATGTGGAAACGAACTTGTTTTCCACTTTCTAGGCAAATGGTCTTGGCAAGTAAGTTGttaccacagcagcagccttcctggGTCTTGGTCCAGCTGTGTTCTTCAGCACCATGGGGGTGCGCTGACGTTTGTGGGTAGCCTGGCCCTGGTCCCTGTGCCTTAGGTGTGCTCTGGCAGtacctgcagggatggagagaCCCCCCAGGAGGGGGCTTAGCTCATTTCAAAGTTAGTCACTTCAGTCTGCCTTTACAGCTCATGAAAAGAGGTGCCTTGAGGGTGCTTTACAAGTGCACTTTGTATGTCTTGCGTGTTGACTCCAGCAGGATCTGGGATCCTAGGTGATGAGCTCAGCTGTAGATGTCTGCTTGCACTCAGAGAACCCCGAGTCCTTAAACAGACAGAAATCTGCTCAAGTCCTCGGAAAGCTGTAGCACATGGTTGGAAATGTGAGCATAGCTAGAATTAAAGCTTTACAGGTTTGGCAGATTTTGAAGTCAAACAGGGCTGGGTGCAGAGTTTTCCTGGGTGAAAGGCAGCAGAACTATGGTTTCCAGCAGCTTAATTTCAGGGTTGGGTGGCAAAGTCCCACACTGAGTATGGAGATGTTTGGGGGAATCTGATGCTTTTTTAGTGAGGGATGATAAATAAAAACTCTGTTTAGGTTATGtgaatggaaaatgaaaaagaagctaCAGCAGTAGCAGGGCCACAGAGAGTCCTGTGCAAAGTGTCCTACCTCTGAGCTCTGGTGTCTCCCATCTCTTTTTGGCAGTACCTCCGCAAGTCAGACATTACTTGAGCCTTAGTGTCCGTAGCATCTGGCACTGATATCCTCAGTGTGGTTTTTAATccctgtgacttttttttttttaaatctgtgcttTACATCTGTCTAGAATCTCAAGAAAACGTGGAAAAGTGCTATGTTGTTCTCCAGCCAGTGTTCACCCCCTTGTAAGCTGTTACAGAAGCTGCCGTGTTGTTCTCTGGGTGTCTGGGCTCACAGGCAATTTTTGAGTGTTTTTGCAGTGTCGCCTTCGTAAAGGTACCAGTTCTGTAGAACAGCTTACAGGTGTTTTTGGGTTACATATTCCAGCTAATGTGAAATTGGGATCCGTTCACACGGGAGCATTCGGAACGGGCTGAGCAGTACGCAGCTGCAAAGTCTTTCAGTTGTAgaagcaggctggcaggcagaggtTGCAGTTCAGCTGCCTCACCAGAATTTACAATAAATAAACTTAATAAAAAAGGCTTGAACAGCTTAGCCACCTGACTGGTAACTGCAGCTGGAGGCGGGAGAGGGGCCTGTGTTTGCAGCTCAGGAGGAGCTTGTCAGTCAGGAGGAGATAAAGGTTTCCTCAAGGAGGAActggagcagagaagagggAGCAAGGGACACATAGTCTGTCCCAACAGTGAGCAATATGAGACTCTGGAAGCTGGTGGGCCTGCAGTCTAACGCAGGTCATcctgaaagtgttttaaagagCAGTACCTCGGGCAAAGAGCTGGGGAGTGGAGCAGACAAGTGGCAGCCATGGCTTGCTGCTCATCTTGAAGCTCCAGAGCTCAGGTTATGGGCACTGAGCTTgagcagggggagggaaagaatgtcttccccctgcccttcttcttcttcatttaCTACCATAAAGTAGTTGTTTCTAAGGAATCCTGGACTTACCCGTATGTGATAATGCTCCTAAAGCACCACCATCTCCTCTCGGAGTCAAACGGAGCAGTTTGTGGCTGCCCTGGCCGGCAGAGGGGACGGTTACTGGTGACCTGGAGTTGTGCCCATGGGCTCGGAGGGGATGGTGCCTTCCAGCTTGAATGCAGCCATGGGGACCAGAGAAGCAGAACACTGCTGGCACATGGACAtctgcatgtgtgcacacatgtacaTCTGCATGTGTGTACATACCTGTATGTGCACATGCGTATGTCAGATACATCTGtatatctgtgtgtgtatatgttgCAGCTTATGCATATTCTATATGTACAAAACCCTCATGTTTTACACAGGTTGGAgtgtgggcagggagggagagagatcCCAAGAGCTTAAGGGAGGAGTTAAGGAGAGCTGTAGGCAGCAGCTCTAGTTGCCGGCTCAGCAAAAGCCCCACTCCAGTTTGGGAGCCAAACCCGGGACAAACCCGAAACGGTCCAAGGGGACAGGAGCTGCGTGCCGTAAGTGGGCCAAAGAACCATGTAACCCGGCAGCCAAGAGGAGGTGGAAAAGCCACCGGGCTGGCTGCGTGGGGAGATAAGCATCGCCCAGGCGTACTGCAGGGACAGAGTTTGCCTCCTGAGTCAGAGGGGAATAATGACAAGAACACAGGtgaatggcagagctgctgcttttgtgatgAATAATGTGTATGTCGATGGAagttattcaggaaaaaataaagtttagttcttttattctgaaaaaaaaaagttaaatccaCGCTCTCTTTTGTTAAACCCATTTATTAAATTCCTGTAGGTATGAACTGGGAGCAGCTTTGTTCATTGGATGGGCTGGCGCTTCGCTCTGCATAATTGGTGGCAGTATATTCTGCTTCTCCATAGCTGAAAACAGTAACTCTCCAAGGTAAAACACAAGTTGTACATGTTGAAAGAAATCAATACTAGCTCATTTGTACCCGCTGTATGTATGTAGCTTGATTACTTTTACGAAACATGTTGTAGTAAGGTTCAGGAAGAGATTGTGtggatgaaagaaaataatgaggtTTAAGGGTAATGCTCACTCCATCATTAATGTAATTAAGAAAAGCTATTGACTTAGAACAAATACTTGTGGTATATATCCTTTGTAAATTTACTGCCACTGAGAAAAAAGTGCGTGCACTGACATAGGAAACGTGGTTAGGTCACTTCACAGGTGTGAACAGACAAGCTACTTCAATCCCAAATCATCAGATTAAAAGTGAGAGAGGTGAAGGACAGCACTGGTGGCAGTgggagctccagcagcagcagagggccGGCAATGAAGcggagcagctgcagggagtaACTGGTCACCTAGGATCTGCCACAGCCTAAATACTTCATGACTGGGCCCTAATTTCCTTAGTTGTGAACGGGGAATACGCttatagaaatacagaaatatacaactatagaaaagcaaaaggcaaagagAGATGCCGGAGGGGGAATGTCAAAGCAGAATGAGACCACACAGGGAAA
Proteins encoded:
- the CLDN10 gene encoding claudin-10 isoform X1 encodes the protein MASTSAEIIAFLLTISGWVLVSSTLPTDYWKVSTIDGTVITTATFWANLWKTCVTDSTGVSNCKDFPSMLALDGYIQACRGLMISAVCLGFFGAVFGLVGMKCTKVGGSDQTKAKIACLAGLIFILSGLCSMTSCSLYANRITSEFFDPSFVAQKYELGAALFIGWAGASLCIIGGSIFCFSIAENSNSPRRGYAYNGATSVISSRTKVHNSVPDKTPPKHFDKNAYV
- the CLDN10 gene encoding claudin-10 isoform X2: MLGIQIIAFIFCFCGLGAAIAATASNEWKVTSRASSVITATWVFQGLWMNCAGNALGAFHCRPHLTIFKVEGYIQACRGLMISAVCLGFFGAVFGLVGMKCTKVGGSDQTKAKIACLAGLIFILSGLCSMTSCSLYANRITSEFFDPSFVAQKYELGAALFIGWAGASLCIIGGSIFCFSIAENSNSPRRGYAYNGATSVISSRTKVHNSVPDKTPPKHFDKNAYV